In Pelmatolapia mariae isolate MD_Pm_ZW linkage group LG8, Pm_UMD_F_2, whole genome shotgun sequence, one genomic interval encodes:
- the rsph1 gene encoding radial spoke head 1 homolog translates to MSDVGSDEFEDEQNKLGEYEGGRNEAGERHGFGKAILPNGDIYQGDYQNGRRHGQGTYRFKNGARYVGNYQQNMKHGQGTFYYPDGSKYEGSWVEDMRQGHGVYTYPNKDTYDGEWLQNLRHGQGIYHYQETGSKFKGTWVNGKMESAGEYLHTNHRFMGNFINNYPFGPGKYVFDIGCEQHGEYQKAEQSLQDRAEVERDELASATVLKWIPKCVTGLTTGTPGKETSGEIQQ, encoded by the exons ATGTCGGACGTAGGATCTGATGAGTTCGAGGATGAACAAAATAAACTCGGG GAGTATGAAGGAGGCAGAAACGAAGCTGGAGAAAGGCACGGATTCGGGAAAGCTATTCTGCCCAACGGAGACATTTATCAGGGAGACTATCAGAACGGGAGAAGACACGGACAG GGGACATATCGCTTCAAGAATGGGGCGAGATATGTAGGGAACTACCAGCAGAACATGAAACATGGGCAGGGAACCTTCTACTATCCCGATGGGTCCAAATATGAAG GGTCGTGGGTTGAGGATATGAGACAAGGTCACGGTGTCTACACCTACCCCAACAAAGACACCTATGATGGAGAGTGGCTGCAAAATTTGAG GCACGGACAGGGCATTTACCACTACCAAGAAACTGGCTCTAAGTTCAAGGGCACTTGGGTGAACGGCAAGATGGAGTCAGCTGGAGAGTACCTCCATACTAACCACAGATTCATGGGCAACTTTATCAACAACTAt CCGTTTGGCCCGGGGAAGTATGTGTTTGACATCGGCTGTGAGCAGCATGGAGAATACCAGAAAGCAGAGCAG TCTTTGCAGGACAGAGCTGAGGTTGAGAGGGATGAGTTGGCCTCTGCCACTGTCCTCAAGTGGATTCCCAAATGTGTCACAGGCCTAACAACAGGAACTCCTGGGAAAGAGACTTCAGGTGAAATTCAACAGTGA